The following are encoded together in the Falsiruegeria litorea R37 genome:
- a CDS encoding N-formylglutamate amidohydrolase, whose protein sequence is MSAKPESPLLSELERPAARALNVRGQGQAFLVCEHASRFIPASLNGLGLSDEAARSHAAWDIGALELSVELMGALDAPLVHSRISRLVYDCNRPPSAPDAVPAKSERFEVPGNVDLTHARRTSRVAEVYEPFRDLLSQTLDARPAPPVMITIHSFTPIYRGQPRTVELGILHDSDDRAARLLLEAAQGSGLNTALNEPYSATDGVTHTLREHALKRGLPNVMIEVRNDLINSPAGVNRISGLLAPMLAQMVDQLTTEAAE, encoded by the coding sequence ATGTCTGCCAAACCCGAGTCACCTCTCCTTTCTGAACTGGAGCGCCCCGCGGCGCGCGCCTTGAATGTGCGCGGCCAGGGTCAGGCCTTTTTGGTCTGCGAACATGCCAGCCGCTTCATCCCTGCCAGCCTGAATGGTCTGGGGCTGAGCGATGAGGCCGCGCGCTCTCATGCCGCCTGGGATATTGGCGCTTTGGAGTTATCGGTCGAATTGATGGGCGCACTTGATGCGCCGCTGGTGCATTCACGGATCAGCCGTTTGGTTTATGACTGCAACCGCCCCCCATCTGCGCCCGATGCCGTCCCTGCCAAGAGCGAACGTTTCGAGGTTCCGGGCAATGTCGACCTGACGCATGCACGCCGCACGTCCCGTGTAGCGGAAGTCTATGAACCGTTCCGCGATCTGCTGAGCCAGACGCTGGACGCCCGCCCCGCCCCGCCCGTGATGATCACCATCCACAGTTTCACGCCGATCTATCGCGGTCAGCCGCGCACGGTCGAACTGGGCATCCTGCATGACTCGGATGACCGCGCCGCGAGACTGTTGCTGGAGGCGGCGCAGGGCAGCGGGCTTAACACAGCGCTCAACGAGCCCTACTCGGCCACTGATGGTGTCACACACACGTTACGCGAGCATGCGCTAAAGCGCGGATTGCCCAACGTGATGATCGAAGTGCGCAATGACCTGATCAACTCGCCTGCGGGCGTGAACCGCATCTCGGGCCTGCTGGCGCCGATGCTGGCGCAGATGGTCGATCAATTGACAACGGAGGCGGCGGAATGA
- a CDS encoding iron-containing alcohol dehydrogenase, which produces MNLVGNWSYPTAVRFGAGRISEIADACAAAGITKPLLVTDKGLADLPITEATLDLLDAAGLGRALFSDVDPNPNEKNVEAGLAVYREGGFDGVIAFGGGSGLDLGKTLAFMAGQTRPLWDFEDIGDWWTRADPAGIHPIVAVPTTAGTGSEVGRAGVITNSQTHEKKIIFHPLMLPKVVICDPELTVGMPKFITAGTGLDAFAHCVEAFCSPHYHPMSQGMALEGMRLVKDYLPRAYADGTDLEARAHMMSAAAMGATAFQKGLGAIHALSHPIGAHHHTHHGTTNAVCMPAVLQFNRPAAEGVLTQAAAYLGIEGGFDGFAAYVNNLNDSLGIPKSLAELGVSNPDLDALVRDALNDPSTGGNPVEMTAENTRALFEAIL; this is translated from the coding sequence ATGAACCTTGTTGGCAACTGGTCCTACCCCACCGCCGTGCGCTTTGGCGCAGGCCGCATTTCTGAAATCGCAGACGCCTGCGCGGCGGCTGGCATCACCAAGCCTCTGTTGGTGACCGACAAGGGCCTGGCCGATCTACCGATCACGGAGGCCACGTTGGACCTGCTGGACGCAGCTGGCCTGGGCCGCGCGCTGTTTTCGGACGTCGACCCGAATCCGAACGAGAAAAACGTCGAGGCCGGGCTGGCCGTTTACCGCGAAGGCGGCTTTGACGGTGTCATCGCCTTTGGTGGCGGCTCGGGCCTTGATCTGGGCAAGACGCTGGCCTTCATGGCGGGTCAGACGCGCCCGCTGTGGGATTTCGAAGACATCGGAGACTGGTGGACCCGCGCCGATCCAGCGGGCATCCACCCGATCGTGGCCGTACCCACAACTGCTGGCACCGGATCAGAGGTGGGGCGCGCGGGCGTTATCACCAACTCGCAAACTCACGAGAAAAAGATCATCTTCCATCCGCTGATGTTGCCCAAGGTGGTGATCTGCGACCCGGAACTGACCGTGGGCATGCCCAAGTTCATCACCGCAGGCACCGGTCTGGACGCGTTCGCCCATTGTGTTGAGGCCTTCTGTTCGCCGCACTACCACCCGATGTCTCAGGGCATGGCGCTGGAGGGCATGCGTCTGGTCAAGGACTACCTGCCACGCGCCTATGCCGATGGCACCGACCTTGAGGCGCGCGCGCATATGATGTCGGCCGCAGCCATGGGCGCGACTGCGTTCCAAAAGGGTCTGGGCGCAATTCACGCTCTATCGCACCCCATCGGCGCGCATCACCACACCCACCACGGCACCACCAACGCCGTCTGCATGCCCGCCGTGCTGCAGTTCAACCGCCCCGCCGCCGAGGGCGTGTTAACCCAGGCCGCCGCCTATCTGGGTATTGAAGGCGGATTTGACGGATTTGCTGCCTACGTTAACAACCTGAACGATAGCTTGGGCATCCCCAAATCGCTGGCCGAATTGGGGGTCAGCAACCCCGATCTGGACGCTCTGGTGCGCGATGCACTCAACGACCCGTCCACGGGCGGCAACCCGGTCGAAATGACGGCAGAAAACACGCGCGCGCTATTCGAAGCCATCCTCTGA
- a CDS encoding aldehyde dehydrogenase family protein, with the protein MTGTVQCISPIDGSVYLERPLASPTEALAAAARANAAQKTWAARPLAERIALVQAAVAEVGKTTDRMAVELAHQMGRPVRYGGEFGGFNERASHMAEIAETALAPIVVEDSDTFLRKIEREAHGVVLVVAPWNYPYMTAINTVAPALIAGNTVLLKHAAQTLQVGERMAEAFHAAGIPQDVFQNLFLNHDTTAELISGRHVNFVNFTGSVRGGQAMERAAAGTFTPVSTELGGKDPGYVRADADLDAAVDTLIDGAMFNSGQCCCGIERIYVHDSLYDAFVEKAVALVKTYKLGNPLEAETTMGPMAHVRFAAEVRAQIAEALEAGAVAHIETMEADDGGAYLTPQILTNVTHDMRVMRDESFGPVVGIMKLSSDEEAIELMNDSQFGLTASIWTADTDKADEIGAQLETGTVFMNRCDYLDPALCWTGCKDTGRGAGLSVLGFHALTRPKSYHLKKG; encoded by the coding sequence ATGACTGGAACCGTTCAGTGTATCTCGCCGATTGATGGATCGGTTTATCTGGAACGACCGTTGGCAAGCCCTACAGAGGCTTTGGCGGCTGCGGCACGTGCGAACGCAGCGCAAAAGACATGGGCCGCGCGTCCCTTGGCCGAGCGTATCGCTCTGGTGCAGGCCGCCGTGGCCGAGGTGGGCAAGACCACCGACCGCATGGCGGTGGAACTGGCCCATCAGATGGGCCGCCCGGTGCGCTATGGGGGCGAGTTTGGCGGCTTCAACGAGCGCGCCAGCCACATGGCCGAAATTGCGGAAACCGCGCTCGCGCCGATTGTGGTCGAGGACAGCGACACCTTCCTGCGCAAGATCGAGCGTGAAGCCCATGGTGTCGTACTGGTCGTCGCGCCCTGGAACTATCCCTACATGACTGCGATCAACACCGTGGCCCCTGCCCTGATTGCGGGCAACACCGTGCTGTTGAAACACGCCGCGCAAACCCTGCAGGTGGGCGAGCGGATGGCCGAGGCGTTTCATGCCGCAGGCATCCCGCAGGACGTGTTCCAGAACCTGTTCCTGAACCACGACACCACCGCCGAGCTGATCTCGGGCCGCCACGTGAATTTCGTGAACTTCACCGGCTCGGTGCGCGGCGGTCAGGCGATGGAGCGCGCGGCTGCGGGCACCTTTACCCCAGTATCGACCGAGCTGGGTGGCAAGGACCCCGGTTATGTCCGCGCCGATGCCGATCTGGATGCCGCCGTCGATACGCTGATTGACGGGGCCATGTTCAACTCGGGCCAGTGCTGTTGCGGGATCGAGCGCATCTATGTCCACGATAGCCTTTATGACGCCTTTGTTGAAAAGGCCGTGGCACTGGTAAAGACCTATAAGCTGGGCAACCCGCTGGAGGCTGAAACCACCATGGGCCCGATGGCGCATGTCAGGTTCGCTGCCGAGGTGCGTGCCCAGATTGCCGAGGCCCTTGAGGCCGGTGCTGTCGCCCATATCGAGACCATGGAGGCCGATGATGGCGGTGCTTATCTGACGCCGCAGATCCTGACGAACGTCACCCACGACATGCGCGTGATGCGCGATGAGAGTTTTGGTCCGGTTGTGGGCATCATGAAGCTGTCCAGCGACGAAGAGGCCATCGAATTGATGAATGACAGCCAGTTTGGCCTCACCGCCTCGATCTGGACGGCCGATACAGACAAGGCCGACGAAATCGGCGCGCAGCTGGAAACCGGCACCGTCTTCATGAACCGTTGCGATTATCTGGATCCCGCATTGTGCTGGACCGGATGCAAAGACACCGGGCGCGGTGCAGGCTTGTCCGTCCTGGGCTTTCATGCTCTGACGCGCCCCAAATCCTACCACCTGAAAAAGGGCTGA
- a CDS encoding TRAP transporter small permease subunit: MTLARRYIAWIDGMNRLIGRVVMYGIFVMMGILLWSSVSKTFFLPSLWTLEMAQFAMVAYYILGGPYSIQMGSNVRMDLLYGEWSVKRQAWTDALTVLFLIFYLCVMLYGGYDSLSYSFQYGERSPTAWRPYLWPIKTIMCVGLFLMLLQAISELLKDILRIRGEDIPKETI; encoded by the coding sequence ATGACCCTGGCACGGCGCTACATTGCCTGGATCGACGGGATGAACCGGCTGATTGGTCGCGTGGTGATGTACGGCATCTTTGTGATGATGGGCATTCTGCTTTGGTCTTCGGTCTCGAAAACCTTCTTCCTGCCCTCGCTCTGGACGCTGGAAATGGCGCAGTTTGCCATGGTCGCCTATTACATTCTGGGCGGGCCCTATTCGATCCAGATGGGGTCCAACGTCCGGATGGACCTGCTGTATGGCGAATGGTCGGTGAAACGGCAGGCCTGGACCGATGCCCTGACGGTTTTGTTCCTGATCTTCTACCTCTGTGTCATGCTGTACGGCGGCTATGACTCTTTGAGCTATTCGTTCCAATACGGCGAGCGCAGCCCCACCGCCTGGCGCCCCTATCTGTGGCCGATCAAGACCATCATGTGCGTTGGTCTGTTCCTGATGCTGCTGCAGGCAATTTCCGAACTTCTAAAAGACATCCTGCGGATCCGCGGAGAAGACATTCCGAAGGAGACCATCTGA
- a CDS encoding MurR/RpiR family transcriptional regulator — translation MTPTTKLVKQLLQDHTAELTPSERQLASVLLQDYPMGGLQSITKLASSAGVSTPTVIRMARKLGFDGFPDLQDALREEVAAQIKQPLSKRDAWMVDDSAEHPLMRFAQVVWTNMRHTLERVDTEMFDTVAKLLADKSRPLYVVGGRITRSNADYLFNHMQIIRPNVTMLGNSANVWPQYLLDMDKNSVLVIFDIRRYEAHLEKLAQIASERGVTVVLFTDQWGSPIGRCADYTFNGLVEAPSSWDSTMAILLIVEALIAEVQDARWEESKERIEELESMFSSTRLFRNQGN, via the coding sequence TTGACCCCGACCACCAAGCTTGTGAAGCAATTGCTACAGGACCACACCGCCGAGTTGACGCCGTCGGAACGGCAGCTGGCCTCGGTCCTGTTGCAAGACTATCCAATGGGCGGGCTGCAATCGATCACCAAGCTGGCTTCATCCGCGGGGGTTTCGACGCCCACGGTGATCCGCATGGCGCGCAAGCTTGGGTTCGATGGCTTCCCCGATTTGCAGGATGCCCTGCGAGAAGAGGTGGCCGCCCAGATCAAGCAACCGTTGTCCAAACGCGACGCCTGGATGGTCGATGACAGTGCTGAACACCCGCTGATGCGGTTCGCACAGGTGGTCTGGACCAACATGCGCCACACGCTGGAGCGGGTCGATACCGAGATGTTCGACACCGTCGCAAAGCTTTTGGCGGACAAATCCCGGCCTTTGTACGTGGTGGGCGGGCGCATCACCCGGTCAAACGCGGACTACCTGTTCAACCACATGCAGATCATCCGCCCCAATGTGACCATGCTGGGCAATTCCGCCAACGTCTGGCCGCAGTACCTGCTGGACATGGACAAGAACTCGGTCCTGGTGATCTTTGACATCCGCCGATACGAGGCCCATCTGGAAAAACTGGCCCAGATCGCCAGCGAGCGCGGCGTGACGGTGGTTTTGTTCACTGACCAATGGGGCTCGCCCATCGGGCGCTGCGCGGATTACACCTTCAACGGGCTGGTCGAGGCGCCGTCCAGTTGGGACAGCACCATGGCGATCCTGCTGATCGTCGAGGCGTTGATTGCCGAGGTGCAGGATGCCCGCTGGGAAGAGAGCAAAGAGCGGATCGAAGAGCTCGAGTCGATGTTCTCGTCCACACGGTTGTTTCGCAATCAGGGGAACTGA
- a CDS encoding TRAP transporter large permease, which translates to MSYELIAILMFSTMMLMLLTGQRVFGAIGFVAVVASLLLWGDRGGYDLGFSAAMKLMKWYPLLTLPMFIFMGYVLSESKIADDLYKMFHVWMGGLNGGLAIGTIGLMVLISAMNGLSVAGMAIGSTIALPELLKRGYDKRMVTGVIQAGSSLGILVPPSVVLVLYAMIARQPVGQLWLAGVIPGLMMASMFILYIVIRCKVNPALGPALSKEERDVPMAEKMRLLRAGLLPLGIFAAMMVPFVNGWTSLVESSAIGALTAFAAAVLKGRMTREVFENSVRNTLGISCMFMWIILAALAFGAVFDGLGAVKAIEGVFTERLGLSPWMILILMQLSFILMGTFLDDTAMLVIVAPLYVPLVGALGFDLIWYGVLYTITTQIAYMTPPFGYNLFLMRAMAPPEVTLRDIYGSILPFVLVMTLALATIMTFPQIALWLPDYVYNN; encoded by the coding sequence ATGTCCTATGAGCTGATCGCGATCCTCATGTTCTCGACCATGATGCTGATGCTGTTGACCGGCCAGCGCGTGTTCGGGGCCATCGGGTTTGTGGCCGTCGTTGCCTCGCTGCTGCTCTGGGGCGACCGGGGCGGCTATGACCTGGGGTTTTCGGCGGCGATGAAGCTGATGAAATGGTATCCGCTGCTGACCCTGCCGATGTTCATCTTCATGGGCTACGTCCTGTCCGAAAGCAAAATCGCCGACGACCTTTACAAGATGTTCCACGTCTGGATGGGCGGCCTGAATGGCGGGCTTGCGATTGGCACCATCGGGCTGATGGTCCTGATCTCTGCCATGAACGGACTTTCGGTGGCGGGGATGGCAATCGGCTCGACCATCGCCCTGCCAGAATTGCTCAAACGCGGCTATGACAAGAGGATGGTGACGGGGGTGATCCAGGCCGGATCAAGTCTGGGCATTCTTGTGCCACCCTCGGTCGTTCTGGTGCTTTATGCGATGATCGCGCGCCAACCGGTGGGCCAGTTGTGGCTCGCGGGTGTGATCCCCGGCCTGATGATGGCGTCGATGTTCATCCTCTATATCGTGATCCGCTGTAAGGTGAACCCGGCGCTCGGGCCCGCCCTGTCGAAAGAAGAGCGCGATGTGCCCATGGCGGAAAAGATGCGCCTGCTGCGTGCAGGCCTCCTGCCGCTGGGGATCTTTGCGGCGATGATGGTGCCCTTTGTGAACGGCTGGACCTCGCTCGTTGAAAGCTCGGCCATCGGTGCGCTGACCGCCTTTGCCGCTGCCGTGCTCAAGGGCCGGATGACGCGCGAGGTGTTCGAAAACTCAGTCCGCAACACCCTGGGCATTTCCTGCATGTTCATGTGGATCATTCTTGCCGCCCTGGCCTTTGGCGCCGTGTTCGACGGTCTGGGCGCGGTCAAGGCGATCGAGGGCGTGTTCACCGAACGCCTTGGCCTGTCCCCTTGGATGATCCTGATCCTGATGCAGCTGAGCTTTATCTTGATGGGCACCTTTCTGGATGACACGGCGATGCTGGTCATCGTCGCCCCGCTCTATGTGCCGCTGGTGGGCGCGCTTGGGTTCGACCTAATCTGGTACGGCGTGCTTTACACGATCACCACCCAGATCGCCTATATGACCCCGCCGTTTGGCTACAACCTGTTCCTGATGCGCGCCATGGCCCCGCCCGAGGTGACCCTGCGCGACATCTACGGCTCGATCCTGCCCTTTGTACTGGTGATGACGCTTGCCTTGGCCACCATCATGACCTTCCCGCAGATCGCGCTGTGGCTGCCTGACTACGTTTACAACAACTGA
- a CDS encoding D-2-hydroxyacid dehydrogenase family protein yields the protein MRVHILDDWFDTLRGLPSFAKLDGHEVTVWTDHVEDVDSLVKRLADAEALVLFRERTQVTRDLLERLPNLRLISQRGVYPHVDVAACTDHGVAFCSKIPSGGAPNHAAAELTWALILAGMRDLPGQMASVKAGRWQSGVGKTLRGRRLGLYGYGRIARLVAGYARAFGMEVTWWASKEGRARAQAQGETIAENRQAFFAEADVVSLHLRLKPATRGIITAQDLAAMQSGALLVNTSRAGLIAPGALLQALNAGCPGKAAIDVFDTEPLTDSSDPLLTHPNLIATPHIGFVTEDEFDLQFADIYDQVNAFALGVPTNVVNPEVSG from the coding sequence ATGCGCGTTCACATTCTGGATGACTGGTTCGATACGCTGCGCGGCCTGCCCAGCTTTGCCAAGCTTGACGGGCATGAGGTGACCGTCTGGACCGACCATGTCGAGGATGTCGACAGTCTGGTCAAACGGCTGGCCGACGCCGAAGCGCTGGTGCTGTTTCGCGAACGCACCCAAGTCACGCGTGACCTGCTGGAGCGTCTTCCCAACCTGCGCCTAATCTCGCAACGCGGGGTCTACCCGCATGTGGACGTTGCTGCCTGTACCGATCACGGGGTTGCCTTCTGTTCGAAGATACCCAGCGGCGGCGCCCCCAACCATGCCGCAGCTGAGTTGACTTGGGCCCTGATCCTGGCCGGGATGCGCGATTTGCCCGGGCAGATGGCCAGTGTAAAGGCCGGGCGTTGGCAATCAGGCGTCGGCAAGACACTCAGGGGGCGTCGTCTGGGGCTTTATGGCTATGGCCGCATTGCGCGATTGGTGGCCGGGTATGCGCGCGCCTTTGGAATGGAGGTGACCTGGTGGGCCTCGAAGGAGGGGCGAGCCCGTGCTCAAGCACAGGGGGAGACAATCGCCGAAAATCGGCAGGCCTTCTTCGCCGAAGCCGACGTGGTCAGCCTGCACCTGCGCCTGAAACCGGCCACGCGCGGGATCATCACCGCACAGGATCTGGCGGCGATGCAGTCCGGTGCGCTGCTCGTGAATACCTCACGCGCGGGGCTGATCGCGCCGGGTGCGCTGTTGCAGGCACTGAACGCGGGGTGCCCGGGCAAGGCTGCCATTGACGTGTTCGACACCGAACCATTGACCGACTCGTCCGACCCTCTGCTGACCCATCCCAATCTCATCGCCACGCCGCACATCGGTTTCGTCACCGAAGACGAATTCGACCTTCAGTTCGCGGACATCTACGACCAGGTGAACGCTTTTGCGCTTGGGGTGCCGACCAATGTGGTCAACCCGGAGGTCTCTGGCTGA
- a CDS encoding TRAP transporter substrate-binding protein — protein MTTRRKFLTTAAVGTAAAPLATPALAQSTIKWRMQTYAGAALAAHVIDPAIEMFNKIAGDRMQIELFYADQLVPTGELFRAMQRGTIDAVQSDDDSMASPTEVTVFGGYFPFASRYSLDVPVLFNQYGLNEIWDAEYSKVGVKHISAGSWDPCHFATKDPIRSLADLKGKRVFTFPTAGRFLAQFGVVPVTLPWEDIEVAVQTGELDGIAWSGITEDYTVGWADVTNYFLTNNISGAWAGSFFANMDRWNELPEDLQTLFRVCCDQSHYYRQWWYWGGEAKLRVHGPKMELTSIPDEEWATVEAAARVFWDEIAAESETKAKVVEIFKQYNADMEKAGRPYRYG, from the coding sequence ATGACGACAAGACGCAAGTTTTTAACAACCGCCGCCGTCGGCACCGCCGCGGCCCCGCTGGCCACCCCGGCGCTGGCGCAGTCCACCATCAAATGGCGGATGCAGACCTATGCAGGTGCCGCTCTGGCGGCCCATGTGATCGACCCGGCGATCGAGATGTTCAACAAGATCGCAGGCGACCGCATGCAGATCGAGCTGTTCTATGCCGATCAGCTGGTCCCCACCGGTGAGCTCTTCCGCGCCATGCAGCGCGGCACTATTGACGCGGTGCAGTCCGACGACGACTCGATGGCCTCACCCACCGAAGTCACAGTTTTTGGCGGCTACTTCCCCTTCGCCTCGCGCTACTCGCTCGATGTACCGGTGCTGTTCAACCAATACGGCCTGAACGAGATCTGGGACGCGGAATATTCCAAGGTCGGCGTCAAGCACATCAGCGCGGGCTCCTGGGATCCCTGCCACTTTGCCACCAAGGACCCGATCCGCTCGCTGGCCGACCTCAAGGGCAAACGCGTCTTCACCTTCCCCACTGCGGGCCGCTTCCTGGCACAGTTCGGCGTCGTGCCGGTTACCCTGCCGTGGGAAGACATCGAAGTTGCGGTTCAAACCGGCGAGCTCGACGGCATCGCATGGTCAGGCATCACCGAGGACTACACCGTGGGTTGGGCCGACGTGACCAACTACTTCCTGACCAACAACATCTCGGGCGCATGGGCCGGATCGTTCTTTGCCAACATGGACCGTTGGAACGAACTGCCCGAAGACCTGCAGACCCTGTTCCGCGTCTGCTGTGACCAGTCGCATTATTACCGCCAGTGGTGGTATTGGGGCGGCGAAGCCAAGCTGCGCGTCCACGGACCGAAAATGGAGCTGACCTCGATCCCCGACGAAGAATGGGCAACAGTCGAAGCGGCTGCGCGCGTCTTCTGGGACGAGATCGCCGCCGAGTCCGAAACCAAAGCAAAGGTTGTCGAAATCTTCAAACAGTACAACGCGGACATGGAAAAGGCCGGTCGCCCATACCGCTACGGCTGA
- a CDS encoding porin, whose protein sequence is MKPQAMAAVLAMGLVPISANAQAISGANVDVSHYQFTNNSKGTRQALRGSFELGLSDSFSTQIDLGYYRFGQSNTSGHSATLHGVYQFDYGGAIGAFWGTEDENTIDRNFYGLEATYDFTGMTVEGYFSRGRVQGQNATLLGAKLSSDVGSNLSLNAQFDYMDNKTGSDLTRLAIGADYELGSGVALYGELGNGNARVANFSSSDAFVGFGMKFNLGDRPGTTFGRRSILDRLPGM, encoded by the coding sequence ATGAAACCCCAGGCAATGGCGGCGGTGCTTGCCATGGGGCTCGTCCCGATCAGCGCGAACGCTCAGGCAATCAGCGGCGCAAATGTTGACGTGTCCCACTATCAGTTCACCAACAATTCCAAAGGCACGCGCCAAGCACTGCGCGGATCCTTTGAACTTGGGCTCAGCGACAGCTTTTCGACCCAGATCGACCTCGGTTACTACCGCTTTGGCCAAAGCAACACATCCGGCCACAGCGCAACCTTGCACGGCGTTTATCAGTTCGACTATGGCGGGGCGATTGGTGCCTTTTGGGGCACCGAGGACGAGAACACCATCGACCGCAACTTCTATGGGCTTGAGGCCACCTATGACTTCACCGGCATGACGGTAGAAGGGTATTTCTCGCGCGGTCGTGTCCAGGGGCAGAACGCCACCCTGCTCGGCGCCAAGCTCAGCAGCGACGTGGGCAGCAACCTGAGCTTGAACGCGCAGTTCGACTATATGGACAACAAAACAGGTTCAGACCTGACCCGTCTGGCCATCGGCGCCGACTATGAACTGGGCAGCGGCGTGGCGCTGTATGGCGAATTGGGCAACGGCAACGCCCGCGTCGCCAACTTCAGCTCCAGCGATGCCTTCGTGGGCTTTGGGATGAAGTTCAACCTGGGCGACCGCCCCGGCACCACCTTTGGCCGCCGTTCCATCTTGGATCGTCTACCGGGTATGTAA
- a CDS encoding glutamine synthetase family protein: MLTFETLKEQAASGEVDTVLVCLVDMQGRLMGKRFHVQNFLDSAYEETHCCNYLLATDLEMATPDGYKATSWEAGYGDYVMKPDLSTLRPMPWLEGTVMVLCDVLDHHTHEPVPHSPRQILQAQIARAEAMGLTPMMATELEFFLFDRTFDEIRAGDFRDLTPISGYNEDYHILQTSKEEHVMRPIRNHLYAAGIPVENTKGEAEAGQEELNIRYADALACADHHTIAKHATKEIAHFHGHAASFLPKWHHDRVGSASHVHLSLWRDGSPEFYDANAPHGLSELGRQFCAGMIKYAPDYTFFLAPYVNSYKRFMKGTFAPTKTVWSVDNRTAGFRMCGEGTKGVRMECRIGGSDLNPYLAQAALLAAGLKGIEEKLELAPHTAGDLYEDSDAREIPRTLRDAVETLRSSTMLREAMGDWAVDHYTRCAEWEQEEFDRVVTDWEIARGFEKA; this comes from the coding sequence ATGCTGACATTCGAAACCCTCAAGGAACAGGCTGCCTCGGGCGAGGTGGATACGGTTCTGGTGTGCTTGGTGGACATGCAGGGCCGCCTGATGGGCAAGCGTTTCCACGTGCAGAACTTCCTCGACAGCGCGTATGAGGAGACCCATTGCTGCAACTACCTGCTGGCCACTGACCTGGAAATGGCCACCCCCGATGGTTACAAGGCCACCAGTTGGGAAGCGGGGTATGGCGATTATGTCATGAAACCCGACCTGTCCACCCTGCGCCCGATGCCCTGGCTTGAGGGCACCGTGATGGTGCTCTGCGATGTGCTGGACCACCACACCCACGAACCGGTTCCCCATTCCCCGCGCCAGATCCTGCAGGCACAGATCGCCCGCGCCGAGGCCATGGGCCTGACGCCGATGATGGCGACCGAGCTGGAATTCTTCCTATTCGATCGAACGTTTGATGAAATCCGCGCGGGTGATTTCCGCGATTTGACACCCATCTCGGGCTACAACGAAGACTATCACATCCTGCAGACCAGCAAGGAAGAGCACGTGATGCGGCCCATTCGCAATCACCTCTATGCAGCTGGCATCCCAGTGGAAAACACCAAAGGTGAAGCCGAAGCCGGACAAGAAGAGCTCAACATCCGCTATGCCGACGCGCTGGCCTGCGCCGATCACCACACCATTGCAAAACACGCCACCAAGGAGATCGCGCATTTCCACGGCCACGCCGCGTCGTTCCTGCCGAAATGGCACCATGACCGCGTGGGGTCCGCCAGCCATGTGCATTTGTCGCTGTGGCGCGATGGCAGCCCTGAGTTCTACGACGCCAACGCCCCTCATGGGCTGAGCGAGTTGGGGCGACAGTTCTGTGCGGGCATGATCAAATACGCCCCCGACTACACCTTTTTCCTGGCGCCTTACGTGAACAGCTACAAACGTTTCATGAAAGGCACTTTTGCGCCCACCAAGACCGTCTGGTCGGTGGACAACCGTACCGCAGGCTTCCGCATGTGCGGCGAAGGCACAAAAGGCGTACGCATGGAATGCCGGATCGGTGGCTCGGACTTGAACCCCTATCTGGCGCAGGCTGCTCTGCTGGCCGCCGGTTTGAAGGGGATCGAGGAAAAGCTTGAGCTGGCGCCGCACACAGCGGGCGATCTGTACGAGGACAGCGATGCCCGCGAAATCCCCCGCACGCTGCGCGATGCGGTGGAAACCCTGCGCAGCTCGACGATGCTGCGCGAAGCCATGGGCGATTGGGCGGTGGATCATTACACGCGCTGCGCCGAATGGGAGCAGGAAGAGTTCGACCGCGTGGTGACGGATTGGGAAATCGCACGCGGGTTTGAGAAAGCTTGA